A part of Streptomyces sp. NBC_00557 genomic DNA contains:
- a CDS encoding ABC transporter substrate-binding protein → MRTQSRRRPRATLALAAAGTLLAPLLSGCWVGAGGTGGGDSINVLMVNNPQMTELQKLTAAHFTKETGIKVNFTVLPENDVRDKISQDFANQAGQYDVATLSNYEIPIYARNGWLHEMNSYVAKDPSYDEKDVLAPMRQSLTASDGKLYGQPFYGESSFLMYRKDVFTAKGLTMPAHPTWQQVADLAARVDGAKPGMKGICLRGLPGWGEMMAPLTTVVNTFGGTWFDKNWKARLDSPEFEKATKFYVDLVRKHGESGAAQSGFAECLNDMTQGKVAMWYDATSAAGLLEAKGSPVKGKLGYAPAPVEKTPSSGWLYTWAWGIQKASRNPDKAWKFVSWASGKGYEQLVGETSGWPDVPAGKRASTYSNPEYRKSAAAFQDMTKQAIESARPTDPGVQPRPAPGIQFVDIPEFTDLGTKVSQEISAAVAGRQSVESALKKSQKLAEKISKEYEGR, encoded by the coding sequence ATGCGAACCCAGAGCCGACGGAGGCCGCGAGCCACGCTCGCCCTGGCCGCCGCAGGGACGCTGCTCGCCCCGCTGCTCTCCGGCTGCTGGGTCGGCGCGGGCGGGACCGGCGGTGGTGACTCCATCAACGTCCTGATGGTCAACAACCCCCAGATGACCGAGCTGCAGAAGCTGACCGCCGCGCACTTCACCAAGGAGACCGGCATCAAGGTCAACTTCACGGTCCTGCCCGAGAACGACGTCCGCGACAAGATCAGCCAGGACTTCGCCAACCAGGCGGGCCAGTACGACGTGGCGACCCTGAGCAACTACGAGATACCGATCTACGCCCGCAACGGCTGGCTGCACGAGATGAACTCGTACGTCGCCAAGGACCCGTCGTACGACGAGAAGGACGTGCTGGCCCCCATGCGCCAGTCCCTGACCGCCTCCGACGGCAAGCTCTACGGCCAGCCCTTCTACGGCGAGTCGTCCTTCCTGATGTACCGCAAGGACGTGTTCACGGCGAAGGGCCTGACCATGCCGGCCCACCCCACCTGGCAGCAGGTCGCCGACCTCGCGGCCCGGGTGGACGGCGCCAAACCGGGCATGAAGGGCATCTGCCTGCGCGGCCTGCCCGGCTGGGGCGAGATGATGGCGCCGCTGACCACGGTGGTGAACACCTTCGGCGGGACCTGGTTCGACAAGAACTGGAAGGCCCGCCTGGACTCCCCCGAGTTCGAGAAGGCGACGAAGTTCTATGTCGACCTCGTACGCAAGCACGGCGAGTCCGGCGCCGCCCAGTCCGGCTTCGCCGAGTGCCTCAACGACATGACCCAGGGCAAGGTCGCCATGTGGTACGACGCCACGTCCGCGGCCGGCCTGCTGGAGGCGAAGGGCTCCCCCGTCAAGGGCAAGCTCGGCTACGCCCCCGCCCCCGTGGAGAAGACCCCCTCCTCCGGCTGGCTCTACACCTGGGCCTGGGGCATCCAGAAGGCCTCCCGCAACCCCGACAAGGCCTGGAAGTTCGTGTCCTGGGCGTCCGGCAAGGGCTACGAGCAGCTGGTCGGCGAGACCAGCGGCTGGCCCGACGTCCCGGCGGGCAAGCGGGCCTCGACGTACAGCAACCCCGAGTACCGCAAGTCGGCCGCCGCCTTCCAGGACATGACGAAGCAGGCCATCGAGAGCGCCCGGCCCACCGACCCCGGGGTGCAGCCGCGCCCCGCGCCCGGCATCCAGTTCGTCGACATCCCCGAGTTCACCGACCTGGGCACCAAGGTCTCCCAGGAGATCAGCGCGGCCGTCGCCGGACGCCAGTCCGTCGAGTCGGCCCTGAAGAAGTCCCAGAAGCTCGCCGAGAAGATCTCCAAGGAGTACGAGGGACGATGA
- a CDS encoding TerD family protein: MTPGSNIPLSAARVTVDVSAPVRLDVSGLLLTADGKVRSDDDFIFYNQPVGPGVNYASGGGAAPDAITVDTAAVPPDIEKIVVTASPDAAGQTFQGIEPTATIRDADAGTVLGTFTPPRLGAETALIVVEVYRRNGAWKARAVGQGYADGLAGIATDFGVAVEEPAAPSAPPQPAAPSAPPVAPPQPATPSAPPAAPPRAAAPPPPAVQTPVTPPAPPVSPPAAPPAPAPGAGKINLDKGRVSLQKNQTVSLIKGGRPLLSQVRMGLGWEPAFRGADIDLDASVIAYGPQRNHIDSCYFGKLTILNGAIRHSGDNLTGEGAGDDEVITVDLGRLSQDVTGLVFTVNSFSGQKFTEVAKAYCRLLDGTTGEELVRFDLTHAEPQTGVLMAKLVRQYSGEWDMTALGAFVKARTVRNMVDPGARAL, translated from the coding sequence ATGACCCCTGGCTCGAACATCCCTCTGTCGGCCGCCCGTGTCACCGTGGACGTGTCCGCGCCCGTGCGGCTCGACGTGTCGGGCCTGCTGCTCACGGCCGACGGCAAGGTGCGCTCGGACGACGACTTCATCTTCTACAACCAGCCGGTGGGACCGGGCGTGAACTACGCGTCCGGGGGCGGTGCGGCCCCGGACGCGATCACGGTCGACACCGCCGCCGTCCCGCCGGACATCGAGAAGATCGTGGTCACGGCCAGCCCGGACGCGGCCGGCCAGACCTTCCAGGGCATCGAGCCGACGGCCACGATCCGTGACGCGGACGCCGGCACGGTGCTGGGCACCTTCACCCCGCCGCGGCTCGGCGCCGAGACCGCGCTGATCGTGGTGGAGGTCTACCGCCGGAACGGCGCCTGGAAGGCCCGCGCGGTCGGCCAGGGGTACGCCGACGGGCTGGCCGGCATCGCCACGGACTTCGGCGTGGCGGTGGAGGAACCGGCCGCCCCGTCGGCACCGCCGCAGCCGGCCGCACCGTCGGCGCCCCCTGTGGCACCGCCGCAGCCGGCCACTCCCTCGGCCCCGCCGGCGGCCCCGCCCCGGGCCGCCGCTCCCCCGCCGCCCGCCGTGCAGACCCCGGTGACCCCACCCGCCCCGCCGGTGTCGCCGCCCGCGGCCCCGCCCGCGCCCGCTCCGGGGGCCGGGAAGATCAACCTCGACAAGGGCCGGGTGAGCCTGCAGAAGAACCAGACCGTCTCCCTGATCAAGGGCGGCCGTCCGCTGCTCTCCCAGGTCAGGATGGGGCTCGGCTGGGAACCGGCGTTCCGCGGCGCGGACATCGACCTGGACGCCTCGGTCATCGCCTACGGCCCGCAGCGCAACCACATCGACAGCTGCTACTTCGGCAAGCTGACGATCCTGAACGGCGCCATCAGACACTCCGGTGACAACCTCACCGGAGAGGGCGCGGGCGACGACGAGGTGATCACGGTCGACCTGGGCCGCCTCTCCCAGGACGTCACCGGCCTGGTCTTCACGGTGAACTCCTTCTCCGGCCAGAAGTTCACCGAGGTCGCCAAGGCCTACTGCCGCCTGCTGGACGGCACCACCGGCGAGGAGCTGGTCCGCTTCGACCTCACCCACGCCGAGCCCCAGACCGGCGTGCTGATGGCCAAGCTCGTCCGCCAGTACTCCGGCGAGTGGGACATGACGGCACTGGGCGCCTTCGTCAAGGCCCGCACGGTGCGGAACATGGTGGACCCGGGGGCACGGGCGCTGTAG
- a CDS encoding TIGR03086 family metal-binding protein, producing the protein MTMVDLGPQTRILAHLAESVTDDRLAAPTPCPKYAVRHLLGHLHMLSMAFRDAARKDLGAGTGTSPDAAVPDIGPGWRAQLPKALDELADAWRDPDAWTGMTRAGGVELPGDVAGAVVADELVVHGWDLARALGRPYAPDPAALEAAHRFLLAAAEDPHRGGGLFGPVVPVPQDAPLLERAVGLSGRDPMWRP; encoded by the coding sequence ATGACGATGGTGGACCTCGGCCCGCAGACCCGGATCCTGGCGCATCTCGCCGAGTCCGTCACCGACGACCGGCTGGCGGCCCCCACCCCGTGCCCGAAGTACGCGGTGCGGCATCTGCTGGGCCACCTCCACATGCTCTCGATGGCCTTCCGGGACGCCGCCCGCAAGGATCTCGGCGCGGGGACCGGCACCAGCCCGGACGCCGCCGTACCGGACATCGGCCCCGGCTGGCGGGCTCAGCTGCCCAAGGCCCTGGACGAGCTGGCCGACGCCTGGCGCGATCCGGACGCCTGGACCGGCATGACCCGCGCGGGCGGGGTGGAGCTGCCCGGTGACGTCGCCGGCGCCGTCGTCGCCGACGAACTGGTCGTCCACGGCTGGGACCTGGCCCGCGCCCTCGGCCGGCCCTACGCCCCCGACCCCGCCGCCCTGGAGGCGGCCCACCGCTTCCTGCTCGCGGCCGCGGAGGACCCGCACCGTGGCGGCGGCCTCTTCGGCCCGGTCGTCCCGGTGCCGCAGGACGCGCCGCTGCTGGAACGGGCGGTGGGACTGAGCGGCCGGGACCCGATGTGGCGTCCATGA
- a CDS encoding DUF6010 family protein: MHRLKGHPIIPFAHDSSFGCALCDPVIAVWCLGGGRSPWARRRGTDEFRGAGRSSLRNRSAIVKE; encoded by the coding sequence GTGCACCGCCTCAAGGGCCACCCGATCATCCCGTTCGCACACGACTCCTCCTTCGGCTGCGCGCTGTGCGACCCGGTGATCGCGGTCTGGTGCCTCGGCGGCGGCCGCTCGCCGTGGGCGCGGCGGCGGGGGACCGATGAGTTCCGGGGCGCCGGCCGGTCTTCCCTGCGGAACAGGAGCGCGATCGTGAAGGAGTGA
- a CDS encoding DeoR/GlpR family DNA-binding transcription regulator, which yields MGARTAEERQREIVRAARATGSVDVTALAVELGVAKETIRRDLRALEDHGLVRRTHGGAYPVESAGFETTLAFRATSHVPEKRRIAAAAAELVGDAETVFVDEGFTPQLIAEALPADRPLTVVTASLPVAGALAEAGNTQVLLLGGRVRAGTLATVDHWTTKMLAGFVIDLAYIGANGISREHGLTTPDPAVSEVKAQAMRAARRTVFVGVHTKFGAVSFCRFAEVGALETIVTSTQLPAAEAHRYSLLGPQVIRV from the coding sequence ATGGGCGCAAGGACGGCGGAAGAACGCCAGCGCGAGATCGTGCGGGCCGCGCGCGCCACCGGCTCGGTCGACGTCACCGCGCTCGCCGTCGAGCTGGGCGTGGCCAAGGAGACCATCCGGCGCGACCTGCGTGCCCTGGAGGACCACGGGCTGGTCCGCCGCACGCACGGCGGCGCCTACCCGGTGGAGAGCGCCGGCTTCGAGACGACGCTCGCCTTCCGCGCCACCAGCCACGTGCCCGAGAAGCGCCGGATCGCGGCCGCCGCGGCCGAGCTGGTCGGCGACGCCGAGACGGTCTTCGTGGACGAGGGCTTCACCCCGCAGCTCATCGCCGAGGCCCTGCCCGCCGACCGGCCGCTGACCGTGGTCACCGCCTCCCTGCCGGTCGCGGGCGCCCTCGCCGAGGCCGGGAACACCCAGGTGCTGCTCCTCGGTGGCCGGGTCCGGGCGGGCACGCTGGCCACCGTGGACCACTGGACGACGAAGATGCTCGCCGGCTTCGTCATCGACCTCGCCTACATCGGCGCCAACGGCATCTCCCGCGAGCACGGCCTGACCACCCCCGACCCGGCGGTCAGCGAGGTCAAGGCGCAGGCGATGCGGGCCGCGCGCCGGACCGTCTTCGTGGGCGTGCACACCAAGTTCGGCGCGGTCAGCTTCTGCCGGTTCGCCGAGGTCGGCGCGCTGGAGACGATCGTGACGAGCACCCAGCTCCCGGCCGCCGAGGCCCACCGCTACTCCCTGCTGGGCCCGCAGGTCATCCGGGTCTGA
- a CDS encoding NAD-dependent epimerase/dehydratase family protein, translating into MPAPRTVLLTGAAGGLGTLMRSLLPQYGYTLRLFDVRPVEGEPDAVTADLADTAALREAVRGVDAVLHLAGISLEAPFEKILKSNIEGTYNLYEAARQEGVPRIVFASSNHAVGFTPAPRPGEPPIPVDTPRRPDTFYGLSKSFGEDLAQLYWDKHGLETVSVRIGSCFPEPTSVRMLSLWMSPADGARLFHAALTAENVGHTVVYGSSANTRLWWDLTSARALGYEPQDDSEPYAGKLIAEQGELDPQNPAHSRLGGHFVTDPPIWPH; encoded by the coding sequence ATGCCCGCTCCCCGCACCGTTCTGCTCACCGGCGCCGCCGGCGGCCTCGGCACCCTGATGCGGTCCCTGCTGCCCCAGTACGGCTACACGCTCCGCCTGTTCGACGTACGCCCCGTCGAGGGCGAGCCGGACGCCGTCACCGCCGACCTCGCCGACACGGCGGCGCTGCGCGAGGCCGTACGAGGCGTGGACGCCGTCCTGCATCTCGCGGGCATCTCCCTGGAGGCCCCCTTCGAGAAGATCCTGAAGTCGAACATCGAGGGCACCTACAACCTCTACGAGGCCGCCCGGCAGGAGGGCGTGCCCCGGATCGTGTTCGCCTCCTCCAACCACGCCGTCGGCTTCACCCCGGCCCCCCGCCCGGGCGAGCCGCCGATCCCGGTAGACACCCCGCGCCGCCCGGACACCTTCTACGGCCTGTCCAAGTCCTTCGGCGAGGACCTCGCCCAGCTGTACTGGGACAAGCACGGCCTGGAGACGGTCTCGGTGCGCATCGGCTCCTGCTTCCCGGAGCCGACCAGCGTGCGCATGCTCTCGCTGTGGATGAGCCCGGCCGACGGCGCCCGCCTCTTCCACGCGGCCCTGACCGCCGAGAACGTCGGCCACACGGTCGTCTACGGCTCCTCCGCCAACACCCGGCTGTGGTGGGACCTCACCAGCGCGCGGGCGCTCGGCTACGAGCCGCAGGACGACTCCGAGCCGTACGCCGGGAAGCTGATCGCCGAGCAGGGCGAGCTGGACCCGCAGAACCCGGCGCACAGCCGCCTCGGCGGGCACTTCGTGACCGACCCGCCGATCTGGCCGCACTGA
- a CDS encoding zinc-dependent alcohol dehydrogenase family protein, with amino-acid sequence MKAAVIESVGRAVVTEVPDPTPGPREVVVEVAACGLCGTDLHILQGEFAPKLPIVPGHEFAGEVVGVGSQVTEVAVGDRVAVDPSLYCYECRYCRTGHNNLCERWAAIGVTTAGGAARYAVAPVANCVKLPEHVRTEDAALVEPLSCAVRGYDVLNSRLGAHVLIYGSGTMGLMMLELAKRTGAASVDVVDVNPARLETARQLGVSASAASADELDRPQGWDVVVDATGNAAAIQDGLDRVAKAGTFLQFGVADYATRVTIDPYRIYNQEITITGSMAVLHSFERAAELFANGVLDPEVFISDRIPLDRYPQALEQFAAGVGRKIVVVP; translated from the coding sequence ATGAAGGCCGCCGTCATCGAGTCCGTGGGCCGCGCCGTCGTCACCGAGGTCCCGGACCCGACGCCGGGACCCCGTGAGGTCGTCGTCGAGGTCGCCGCCTGCGGCCTGTGCGGCACCGACCTGCACATCCTCCAGGGCGAGTTCGCGCCCAAGCTGCCGATCGTGCCCGGGCACGAGTTCGCGGGCGAGGTCGTCGGCGTCGGCAGCCAGGTCACCGAGGTCGCGGTCGGCGACCGGGTGGCCGTGGACCCCTCCCTGTACTGCTACGAGTGCCGCTACTGCCGTACCGGTCACAACAACCTGTGCGAGCGCTGGGCCGCCATCGGCGTCACCACGGCGGGCGGGGCGGCGCGGTACGCGGTCGCCCCCGTGGCCAACTGCGTGAAGCTGCCCGAGCACGTGCGCACCGAGGACGCGGCCCTGGTGGAGCCGCTGTCCTGCGCGGTGCGCGGCTACGACGTCCTCAACTCCCGCCTCGGCGCGCACGTGCTGATCTACGGCTCCGGGACCATGGGCCTGATGATGCTCGAGCTGGCCAAGCGGACCGGCGCGGCGAGCGTGGACGTGGTCGACGTCAACCCGGCGCGGCTGGAGACGGCCCGGCAGCTCGGCGTGTCCGCCTCGGCGGCCAGCGCGGACGAACTGGACCGCCCGCAGGGCTGGGACGTGGTCGTGGACGCGACCGGCAACGCGGCGGCGATCCAGGACGGCCTGGACCGGGTGGCCAAGGCGGGCACGTTCCTGCAGTTCGGCGTGGCCGACTACGCGACCCGGGTGACGATCGACCCGTACCGGATCTACAACCAGGAGATCACCATCACCGGTTCGATGGCGGTGCTGCACAGCTTCGAGCGGGCGGCGGAGCTGTTCGCGAACGGGGTGCTCGACCCCGAGGTGTTCATCAGCGACCGGATCCCGCTGGACCGCTACCCGCAGGCGCTGGAGCAGTTCGCCGCGGGGGTGGGGCGCAAGATCGTGGTGGTGCCGTAG
- a CDS encoding 5-dehydro-4-deoxyglucarate dehydratase, which yields MTPAPLTERLSAPRGPLFFPVTAYGPDGSVDLDVYRTHVRRGVAAGAAAVFACCGTGEFHALLPEEFEACVRVAVETAEGRIPVVAGAGYGTALAVRYARLAERAGADGLLAMPPYLVLAGQEGLLRHYRELAAGTALPVIVYQRDNAVFTPPTVVELARTDGIAGLKDGLGDLDLMQRIISAQRTEAPGGFLYFNGLPTAEQTQLAYRALGVTLYSSAVFCFAPEIALAYFRALETGDTATVRRLLDGFYRPFAELRAQGRGYAVSLVKAGVRLRGLDVGEVRPPLHEPAEDHVKQLAQLIERGYELLEEDA from the coding sequence GTGACGCCAGCCCCTCTCACCGAACGGCTCAGCGCACCGCGCGGGCCGCTCTTCTTCCCCGTCACGGCCTACGGCCCCGACGGCTCCGTCGACCTCGACGTCTACCGCACCCATGTCCGCCGGGGCGTCGCCGCCGGCGCCGCCGCCGTGTTCGCCTGCTGCGGCACCGGGGAGTTCCACGCGCTGCTGCCGGAGGAGTTCGAGGCCTGCGTCCGGGTGGCCGTGGAGACGGCCGAGGGGCGCATCCCGGTGGTCGCGGGCGCCGGCTACGGCACCGCGCTCGCCGTACGCTACGCCCGGCTCGCCGAGCGGGCCGGCGCCGACGGCCTCCTCGCCATGCCGCCGTACCTCGTACTCGCCGGCCAGGAAGGGCTGCTGCGGCACTACCGGGAGCTCGCCGCGGGCACCGCGCTGCCGGTGATCGTCTACCAGCGCGACAACGCCGTGTTCACCCCGCCGACGGTGGTGGAACTCGCCCGCACCGACGGGATCGCCGGCCTCAAGGACGGCCTCGGCGACCTGGACCTGATGCAGCGGATCATCAGCGCCCAGCGCACCGAGGCCCCCGGCGGCTTCCTGTACTTCAACGGCCTGCCCACCGCCGAGCAGACCCAGCTCGCCTACCGCGCCCTCGGCGTCACCCTGTACTCCTCTGCCGTCTTCTGCTTCGCCCCCGAGATCGCCCTCGCGTACTTCCGGGCGCTGGAAACGGGCGACACAGCGACCGTACGACGCCTGCTGGACGGCTTCTACCGCCCGTTCGCCGAGCTGCGCGCCCAGGGCCGCGGCTACGCCGTCTCGCTCGTCAAGGCGGGCGTACGGCTGCGCGGCCTGGACGTCGGCGAGGTCCGGCCCCCGCTGCACGAGCCGGCGGAGGACCACGTCAAACAACTCGCCCAGCTCATCGAGCGGGGCTACGAGCTGCTGGAGGAGGACGCGTGA
- a CDS encoding carbohydrate ABC transporter permease, whose translation MNAALRRNGLGLLAWLTGIAFFLPIAWMALTSFHSEADAATNPPSFAASLTLDGYREFFGSGGGASPWPALINSTVASVVSTLCVLLLALPAAYALSIRRVRKWTDVLFFFLSTKMLPVVAGLLPVYLFAKNTGMLDNIWLLVILYTSMNLPIAVWMMQSFLAEVPVAVIEAAQIDGARLPTILTRVVTPIALPGIAATALICFIFSWNELLFARVLTGVVAETAPVFLTGFITSQGLFLAKVCAASLVISLPVLAAGFAAQDKLVQGLSLGAVK comes from the coding sequence ATGAACGCCGCACTGCGCCGCAACGGGCTGGGCCTGCTGGCCTGGCTGACCGGCATCGCGTTCTTCCTGCCCATCGCCTGGATGGCGCTGACGTCCTTCCACTCCGAGGCGGACGCGGCCACCAACCCGCCGTCCTTCGCCGCGTCGCTCACCCTCGACGGCTACCGCGAGTTCTTCGGGTCGGGCGGCGGCGCGAGCCCCTGGCCCGCGCTGATCAACTCCACCGTGGCCTCGGTCGTCTCGACGCTGTGCGTGCTGCTCCTGGCCCTGCCGGCCGCGTACGCGCTCTCGATCCGCCGGGTGCGCAAGTGGACGGACGTGCTGTTCTTCTTCCTGTCCACGAAGATGCTGCCGGTGGTGGCCGGCCTGCTGCCGGTCTACCTGTTCGCGAAGAACACCGGGATGCTCGACAACATCTGGCTCCTGGTCATCCTCTACACCTCCATGAACCTGCCGATCGCGGTGTGGATGATGCAGTCGTTCCTCGCCGAGGTCCCCGTCGCGGTGATCGAGGCGGCGCAGATCGACGGCGCCCGGCTGCCGACGATCCTCACGCGCGTGGTCACCCCGATCGCCCTGCCCGGCATCGCCGCCACGGCCCTGATCTGCTTCATCTTCAGCTGGAACGAGCTGCTGTTCGCCCGGGTCCTCACGGGCGTGGTCGCCGAGACCGCCCCCGTCTTCCTGACCGGCTTCATCACCAGCCAGGGCCTGTTCCTGGCCAAGGTGTGCGCCGCGTCGCTCGTCATCTCCCTGCCGGTGCTCGCCGCGGGGTTCGCCGCCCAGGACAAGCTGGTCCAGGGCCTGTCGTTGGGAGCCGTGAAATGA
- a CDS encoding MFS transporter: protein MTTSWTLLRVLRDRNAGLYLAAVVVSGFGNSALFLASGVWVKDLTGSDGLAALCMLAMWAPTLAGPLLGTIADRVRRVPLLVGLNAGLAALLPILCTVRSAGGVWLLFAVLLAYGAAEVVHDAAESALVTAAVGAQRLGDFNGLRMAVTEGMKLVAPLTGAGLYTAFGGPAVACLDAATFAVAAVLYALLRVGEEPPARAGGTWREETAEGVRHLWGHPRLRPLVRAAGAAMLLASLSSTTLYAVVDRLGHSPAYTGVLYSVQGAGSVTAGLFSGAALRRLGARRFAAAGIVLTALSVAARAVPADAEALAASLAGGLGLPCVLVAAFTAVQRETPGPLLGRATATAGTLVFTPNVIGLGAGAGLIELASPVLLLPLYAVALLLTAASLAQRADSASRTAARSSSDANPA, encoded by the coding sequence ATGACGACTTCCTGGACCCTGCTCCGCGTGCTGCGTGACCGCAACGCGGGGCTGTATCTGGCAGCCGTGGTGGTGTCGGGTTTCGGCAACTCCGCGCTGTTCCTGGCCTCGGGCGTGTGGGTGAAGGACCTCACCGGGTCCGACGGCCTGGCCGCGCTGTGCATGCTCGCCATGTGGGCCCCCACCCTGGCCGGCCCGCTGCTCGGCACGATCGCCGACCGCGTGCGGCGGGTGCCGCTGCTGGTGGGCCTGAACGCGGGCCTGGCGGCCCTGCTGCCCATCTTGTGCACCGTGCGCTCCGCGGGCGGCGTGTGGCTGCTCTTCGCGGTGCTGCTGGCCTACGGCGCCGCCGAGGTCGTGCACGACGCGGCCGAGTCGGCGCTGGTGACCGCGGCCGTCGGCGCGCAGCGCCTCGGCGACTTCAACGGGCTGCGCATGGCCGTCACGGAGGGCATGAAGCTCGTCGCCCCGCTGACCGGCGCCGGCCTCTACACGGCCTTCGGCGGTCCGGCCGTCGCCTGCCTGGACGCGGCCACCTTCGCGGTCGCCGCCGTGCTGTACGCCCTGCTCAGGGTGGGCGAGGAACCCCCGGCCCGGGCGGGCGGCACCTGGCGCGAGGAGACCGCGGAGGGCGTACGGCACCTGTGGGGGCACCCGCGACTGCGCCCGCTGGTCCGGGCGGCCGGGGCGGCCATGCTCCTCGCCTCCCTGAGCAGCACGACGCTGTACGCCGTCGTCGACCGGCTCGGCCACTCCCCCGCCTACACGGGCGTGCTCTACTCCGTCCAGGGCGCCGGTTCGGTGACGGCCGGGCTGTTCTCGGGAGCCGCGCTGCGCCGGCTGGGCGCGCGCCGGTTCGCGGCGGCGGGGATCGTGCTGACGGCGCTGTCGGTGGCCGCGCGTGCCGTGCCCGCGGACGCGGAGGCGCTCGCGGCGTCCCTGGCGGGCGGGCTGGGCCTGCCCTGTGTGCTCGTCGCGGCGTTCACCGCCGTGCAGCGGGAGACGCCCGGCCCGCTGCTCGGCCGGGCGACGGCCACCGCCGGCACCCTGGTCTTCACGCCCAACGTGATCGGCCTGGGCGCGGGCGCGGGTCTGATCGAACTCGCCTCCCCCGTCCTGCTGCTGCCGCTGTACGCCGTGGCCCTGCTGCTGACGGCGGCCTCGCTGGCTCAGCGCGCCGACAGCGCCTCGCGCACCGCTGCGAGGTCGTCGTCCGACGCCAACCCGGCGTGA
- a CDS encoding carbohydrate ABC transporter permease → MTATTAPLATAPVRAARQPSARLRAWATRAPLMPALVFLIVVTQLPFVATLVISFFDWNALYPKARRFTGLDNYRQVLTDADLRHSVWTTVLLTVTVVLVSLVLGLVLALLLDRKFRGRGIVRTLLIAPFLVVPVAAALLWKHVLYNPEYGLLNGLLHYVGGPQPDWISNTPLLAVEASLVWQWTPFMMLILLAGLQSRDHQQIEAARVDGANDWQIFRHLTLPHLRRYLELGALLGSIYIVQNFDAVFTITSGGLGTANLPYTVYQSFYQAHENGLASAAGVLVVIGSIIIATFALRVVSSLFREEVSRA, encoded by the coding sequence ATGACCGCGACCACAGCACCCCTCGCCACCGCTCCGGTACGCGCCGCGCGGCAGCCCTCCGCCCGCCTGCGCGCCTGGGCCACCCGGGCCCCCCTCATGCCCGCCCTCGTCTTCCTGATCGTCGTGACCCAGCTGCCGTTCGTGGCCACGCTGGTGATCTCCTTCTTCGACTGGAACGCCCTCTATCCCAAGGCCCGCCGCTTCACCGGCCTGGACAACTACCGCCAGGTCCTCACCGACGCGGACCTGCGCCACTCGGTCTGGACGACCGTGCTGCTCACCGTGACGGTGGTGCTGGTCAGCCTGGTCCTGGGCCTCGTGCTGGCCCTGCTTCTGGACCGGAAGTTCCGCGGCCGGGGCATCGTCCGCACCCTGCTCATCGCACCGTTCCTCGTCGTCCCGGTGGCCGCCGCCCTGCTCTGGAAGCATGTGCTCTACAACCCTGAATACGGCCTGCTCAACGGGTTGTTGCACTATGTGGGCGGCCCCCAGCCGGACTGGATCTCCAACACCCCGCTGCTCGCCGTCGAGGCCTCCCTGGTGTGGCAGTGGACGCCGTTCATGATGCTGATCCTGCTCGCCGGACTGCAGAGCCGCGACCACCAGCAGATCGAGGCCGCGCGGGTGGACGGCGCCAACGACTGGCAGATCTTCCGCCATCTGACTCTCCCGCACCTGCGCCGCTACCTCGAACTCGGCGCCCTGCTGGGCTCGATCTACATCGTCCAGAACTTCGACGCGGTGTTCACCATCACGTCCGGCGGCCTCGGCACGGCCAACCTGCCCTACACCGTCTACCAGAGCTTCTACCAGGCCCACGAGAACGGCCTCGCCTCGGCCGCCGGCGTCCTGGTGGTCATCGGCTCGATCATCATCGCGACCTTCGCCCTGCGCGTGGTGTCGTCCCTGTTCCGCGAGGAGGTGTCCCGCGCATGA